In one Phosphitispora fastidiosa genomic region, the following are encoded:
- a CDS encoding AbrB/MazE/SpoVT family DNA-binding domain-containing protein, whose protein sequence is MLVELKQKSQVTIPSELVKKMNLRPGDKLEVIEQDGRLIITPVVIIHRDQVWFYSKEWQQGEVRVNEDIKEGKVRTASSKAELFKDLGLDE, encoded by the coding sequence ATGCTTGTTGAATTAAAACAAAAATCACAAGTAACCATCCCCAGTGAGCTGGTAAAAAAAATGAACCTTCGGCCCGGGGATAAGTTGGAAGTTATTGAGCAGGACGGTCGTCTTATTATCACTCCGGTCGTTATAATCCACAGAGACCAGGTGTGGTTTTATTCAAAAGAATGGCAGCAGGGTGAAGTGCGAGTGAATGAAGACATAAAGGAAGGAAAGGTCAGAACCGCCTCTTCTAAAGCAGAACTGTTTAAGGATTTGGGGCTGGATGAATGA
- a CDS encoding metal-dependent hydrolase has product MDPLTHALVGMGVAALSGDKFALSNPMHLGAMLGALAPDLDIVLQLFGDVPYLTHHRGSSHSIPGVLVISGIITAGLWLLMGGVNPGLIFIWTFLGALSHIALDIFNSYGAKILWPFSRKRYTLNLLVLADPVIIVIFAVVIFWPGMSGLIAEAAFWLAVMYLGSRFYLRQRVHHMLERQFAGDAIFRIVVMPAMVSLWNWSFLIETRDSYIIGEIRCFSPKPGIKKILEKVPLSPLIGKALKSRMGQLFQSFTPYFHISHCLEDGKHIVRFCDLRYFIREDFLHSATVIFDETQTIIDAVFQPYNKNRKIRLPEGF; this is encoded by the coding sequence ATGGATCCATTGACACACGCATTAGTAGGAATGGGTGTTGCTGCACTTTCGGGTGATAAGTTTGCTTTAAGTAATCCGATGCACCTGGGGGCAATGCTGGGAGCGCTGGCGCCGGACCTGGATATTGTTCTTCAGCTCTTTGGTGATGTGCCGTATCTGACTCATCACAGGGGGTCGTCTCATTCAATCCCCGGAGTGCTGGTTATATCGGGCATTATTACGGCAGGCTTATGGCTGCTGATGGGCGGCGTAAATCCCGGCCTTATCTTTATATGGACCTTTTTGGGGGCATTATCGCATATTGCCTTGGACATCTTTAATTCCTATGGCGCCAAAATCCTTTGGCCCTTTTCCCGGAAGAGGTATACACTGAATCTGCTGGTTCTTGCTGATCCGGTAATAATCGTGATTTTTGCCGTGGTTATATTCTGGCCGGGTATGTCGGGATTGATTGCAGAGGCTGCCTTTTGGCTGGCTGTGATGTATCTGGGAAGTAGATTTTATCTGAGACAGAGGGTGCATCATATGCTGGAGCGCCAGTTTGCCGGGGATGCAATCTTTAGGATTGTTGTCATGCCTGCTATGGTCAGCCTGTGGAACTGGTCTTTTCTCATTGAAACCCGGGATAGCTATATAATAGGTGAAATACGATGTTTTTCCCCAAAGCCGGGGATTAAAAAAATACTTGAAAAAGTCCCGCTAAGCCCGTTGATTGGAAAGGCTCTCAAAAGCAGGATGGGACAGTTATTTCAGAGTTTCACGCCATATTTTCACATCTCGCACTGTCTCGAGGACGGGAAACACATTGTCAGATTTTGTGACCTCAGGTATTTTATTCGCGAAGACTTTCTTCACAGCGCCACAGTGATTTTTGATGAGACACAGACAATAATAGATGCGGTTTTTCAGCCTTATAACAAGAACCGCAAAATCCGTCTGCCGGAAGGTTTTTGA
- a CDS encoding DUF3147 family protein has translation MKNDVIELGMRFLLGGLAVVVCWLVSAYAPVKFISGVFAAFPVVMVAAVSMAGMREGNRVAAAVARGAVAGMIGCAACVLSALFFIRALNSWPLGLGISLIVWLAVSLLSNTVASGRRERCC, from the coding sequence GACGTAATTGAGTTAGGGATGCGCTTTTTATTGGGCGGACTGGCAGTTGTAGTCTGCTGGCTTGTTTCGGCTTATGCACCGGTTAAGTTTATCAGCGGAGTGTTTGCCGCCTTTCCTGTAGTTATGGTGGCAGCAGTTTCTATGGCCGGAATGCGTGAGGGGAACAGGGTGGCGGCAGCTGTAGCCCGGGGAGCGGTGGCAGGTATGATCGGATGTGCTGCCTGTGTCCTTTCAGCCCTGTTTTTTATCAGGGCCCTTAATTCCTGGCCATTGGGACTGGGCATTTCTCTTATAGTGTGGCTGGCAGTTTCGCTGCTGAGCAATACCGTGGCATCCGGCCGAAGAGAACGCTGCTGCTGA